In a genomic window of Brassica rapa cultivar Chiifu-401-42 chromosome A10, CAAS_Brap_v3.01, whole genome shotgun sequence:
- the LOC103846257 gene encoding UPF0651 protein YPL107W, mitochondrial, protein MVLSHHLHPRVSIAAWPAYNHRRKSLQDVLLSMRFGLTRDLSLKRSLGNYYSASRQQQLTSPISMATKSENLVETSTEEKGNTEEVSLPLPPPPEKPEPGDCCGSGCVRCVWDVYYEELEEYNKLSKSS, encoded by the coding sequence TCGATCGCCGCATGGCCAGCTTACAATCATCGCCGGAAAAGCCTCCAGGATGTTCTTTTGAGCATGAGATTTGGATTAACGCGAGATCTCTCTCTAAAGCGGTCCTTGGGCAACTACTATTCCGCATCTAGACAACAACAGCTCACGTCGCCGATCTCCATGGCGACCAAGAGCGAGAACCTCGTGGAAACTTCGACGGAGGAGAAAGGTAACACAGAGGAGGTTTCGCTCCCGCTCCCTCCGCCGCCAGAGAAACCAGAGCCTGGAGATTGTTGTGGTAGCGGCTGCGTCAGATGCGTTTGGGATGTGTATTACGAGGAGCTTGAAGAATACAACAAGCTTTCTAAATCCAGTTAG